Proteins encoded in a region of the Paramagnetospirillum magneticum AMB-1 genome:
- a CDS encoding glycosyltransferase family 4 protein — protein MIVGLAGPCNPRALAHHLHPEDAARSWPCGNGLPVEGLADALIRHGHRVVIYTLDEQCREPLRLSGPSLAIHIGPYRPRHRMRDGFAAERRALVAMMRAEPPEILNAHWSYEHALAAMEADVAPVVVTIHDWAPAVLRSQFTPYRMGRLVMHAVAMAKCSRLVAVSPYVAAKTKAWFRRSCQVIANGIVTEATAPRPRSFPPGPPVLVAANQGFSRFKNISRLLQDFPLVREVFPEARLRLLGYGFEPGGAAEQWAAARELCDGIDFVGQIPAPEVLKEFAAAHMMVHPSLVEACPMVMIEAMGQGTPVVGAAEASASAWMLGQGANGVLAQARRPGSIAQACIALLSDPKTWERTGRAGWDAVRTRFTMDRVVEEYLALYRSVLAS, from the coding sequence GTGATCGTCGGACTGGCCGGACCGTGCAATCCCCGGGCTCTGGCCCATCACCTCCATCCCGAAGATGCGGCGCGGTCGTGGCCTTGCGGCAACGGCCTGCCGGTGGAAGGGCTGGCCGACGCCCTGATCCGCCACGGACACCGGGTGGTGATCTATACCCTGGACGAGCAATGCCGCGAGCCCCTGCGCCTGTCCGGCCCGTCCCTGGCCATTCATATCGGCCCCTACCGGCCACGGCACCGGATGCGGGACGGCTTTGCCGCCGAGCGCCGGGCGCTGGTCGCCATGATGCGGGCCGAGCCGCCCGAAATCCTCAATGCCCATTGGAGCTATGAGCATGCCCTGGCGGCGATGGAGGCCGATGTGGCCCCGGTGGTGGTGACCATTCACGACTGGGCTCCCGCCGTTCTGCGCTCGCAGTTCACGCCCTACCGGATGGGACGGCTGGTCATGCATGCCGTGGCCATGGCGAAATGCTCGCGTCTGGTGGCGGTATCGCCCTACGTGGCGGCCAAGACCAAGGCCTGGTTCCGCCGGTCATGCCAGGTCATCGCCAACGGCATCGTGACCGAGGCCACGGCCCCGCGGCCCCGGAGTTTTCCTCCGGGGCCGCCGGTCCTGGTCGCCGCCAATCAGGGGTTCAGCCGCTTCAAGAACATCTCCCGGCTGCTGCAGGACTTTCCGCTGGTGCGCGAGGTCTTCCCCGAGGCCCGCCTCAGGCTTTTGGGCTACGGCTTCGAGCCCGGCGGAGCGGCGGAGCAATGGGCCGCCGCCCGGGAGCTGTGCGACGGAATCGACTTCGTCGGCCAGATCCCCGCGCCGGAGGTGCTGAAGGAATTCGCCGCCGCCCATATGATGGTTCATCCCTCGCTGGTCGAGGCCTGCCCCATGGTCATGATCGAGGCCATGGGCCAGGGCACGCCGGTGGTGGGCGCGGCGGAGGCTTCCGCATCGGCCTGGATGCTGGGGCAGGGCGCCAACGGCGTGCTGGCCCAGGCGCGCCGGCCGGGCTCCATAGCCCAGGCCTGCATTGCTCTGCTGTCCGACCCGAAAACCTGGGAGCGGACGGGTCGGGCCGGGTGGGACGCGGTCCGCACCCGCTTCACCATGGACCGGGTGGTCGAGGAGTATCTGGCCCTATACCGGTCGGTTCTGGCGTCTTGA
- a CDS encoding polysaccharide deacetylase family protein has translation MTEASLTTSWDDGHPLDLILAEMLIRHGIAGTFYVPIANSEGRPTLDAAQVRQLAAAGFEIGSHTHDHLRLDRLDLAEMLDQVTRGKEELEQRLGQPVSGFCPPGGRGMARLRPHAARLGLTHARTVEMFRLDEGHDSFARPTTLQVYPHGAAALMSNWGRRGLGGQRLGLCLGCLARPGLEARLDWLLDEALRTGGTLHLWGHSWEMEQGGLWPVLDRFLARAARAIPATRRVDNATAFAKGGPCAS, from the coding sequence GTGACTGAGGCCTCACTCACCACCTCATGGGACGACGGCCACCCCCTGGACCTGATCCTGGCGGAGATGCTGATCCGCCACGGCATCGCCGGCACCTTCTACGTGCCCATCGCCAACAGCGAGGGACGCCCGACCCTCGACGCCGCCCAAGTGCGACAATTGGCGGCGGCGGGGTTCGAGATCGGCAGCCACACCCACGACCATCTGCGGCTCGACCGCCTGGATCTGGCGGAGATGCTGGATCAGGTGACGCGGGGCAAGGAGGAGCTGGAGCAGCGCCTGGGCCAGCCGGTGAGCGGGTTCTGCCCCCCCGGCGGACGGGGAATGGCCCGCCTGCGGCCCCACGCGGCCCGACTGGGCCTGACCCACGCGCGCACGGTGGAAATGTTCCGCCTCGACGAGGGTCACGACTCCTTCGCCCGCCCCACCACCCTGCAGGTCTACCCCCACGGCGCCGCCGCCTTGATGAGCAACTGGGGTCGCCGGGGGCTGGGGGGCCAGCGGCTAGGACTGTGTCTGGGCTGTCTGGCCCGCCCCGGCCTGGAGGCGCGGCTGGACTGGCTGCTGGACGAGGCCTTGCGCACCGGTGGCACGTTGCACCTCTGGGGACATTCCTGGGAAATGGAGCAAGGCGGGCTGTGGCCGGTGCTGGACCGCTTTCTCGCCCGTGCCGCCAGGGCCATTCCCGCCACCCGCCGGGTGGACAACGCCACCGCTTTCGCGAAGGGTGGCCCGTGCGCATCCTGA
- a CDS encoding NAD-dependent epimerase/dehydratase family protein — translation MVRHYLVTGGCGFLGSRLVSALLAAGHGVTVLDILAREKASAVPADVRLLAGDVAQPEIVARAMDGVDGCFHLAAVASVEQCNRRWAETHRINQGGCVNVLDAARLAGRERPIPVVLASSAAVYGASGAIPLDEAAPAWPVSPYGADKLGGELHARVSASTFGGRVTALRIFNAFGPGQVPDSPYSGVISIFIDRAMKGEDLVIFGDGAQIRDFVFVDDVVRGFRRAMGVLESSSEPRAAIYNVCGGMGVEIGHLARTVIDLCQSPSRVVHAPARTGDIRLSVGNPAAAHAELGFVPSSRLEDGLAATIAWAKGLAEAGR, via the coding sequence ATGGTGCGGCACTATCTGGTCACGGGAGGCTGCGGCTTCCTGGGTTCCCGTCTGGTGAGCGCCTTGCTGGCCGCCGGCCACGGAGTTACCGTGCTCGACATCCTCGCCCGGGAAAAGGCGAGCGCCGTTCCAGCCGATGTCCGCCTGCTGGCGGGTGATGTCGCCCAGCCCGAGATTGTGGCGCGGGCCATGGACGGGGTCGACGGCTGTTTTCACCTGGCTGCCGTGGCGTCGGTGGAGCAATGCAATCGGCGATGGGCTGAAACCCATCGGATCAATCAGGGTGGTTGCGTCAACGTCCTGGACGCGGCCAGGCTGGCCGGCAGAGAACGGCCGATTCCGGTGGTCCTGGCCTCGTCGGCCGCGGTCTATGGGGCAAGTGGCGCCATCCCCCTGGATGAGGCGGCGCCGGCCTGGCCCGTTTCTCCCTATGGTGCCGATAAGCTGGGCGGCGAACTGCACGCACGGGTCTCGGCCAGCACCTTTGGCGGCCGGGTCACGGCGTTGCGTATCTTCAATGCCTTTGGCCCGGGACAAGTTCCCGATTCGCCATATAGCGGCGTGATCTCGATTTTCATCGACCGCGCCATGAAGGGTGAGGATCTGGTGATTTTCGGCGACGGGGCACAGATTCGCGATTTCGTTTTCGTGGACGACGTGGTACGCGGCTTCCGCCGGGCCATGGGGGTACTGGAATCCTCGTCGGAGCCCAGGGCCGCCATTTACAATGTGTGCGGCGGAATGGGCGTGGAGATCGGGCATCTGGCCCGGACCGTCATCGACCTTTGCCAGTCCCCGTCGCGGGTGGTGCATGCTCCCGCGCGGACCGGCGATATCCGCCTCTCGGTGGGAAATCCCGCCGCCGCGCACGCCGAATTGGGCTTCGTGCCGTCGTCCCGGCTCGAAGACGGGCTGGCCGCCACCATCGCCTGGGCCAAGGGCCTGGCGGAGGCCGGCCGGTGA
- a CDS encoding glycosyltransferase family 4 protein produces MRILIIHERYRQRGGEDAVFDTESALLEERGCVVERLVADNDHIDETRGGLALAANAVWSTDGRGRVRRKVQEFRPDIVHIHNWFPLFSPAIHGAIRAEGVPVVQTLHNFRLMCLNGLFLRDGQPCEDCLGSPLAWRGVLRRCYRDDTKASAAVAAMNCWHHLAGTWRRNVDLFLVGSDFARRRFVAAGLPAERIALKPNTVCDPGAEAASWRRPRRGAVFLGRLSPEKGIADLIRAWRDMGHRLTIVGDGPLAAALRAEASSEVDFAGWQDPARVSSILSEAALLCLPSRCYEQWPLVVAEAAAHGLPILASDLGALESLVEEDVTGKRVTPGDVDAWRDAARTLLDSPALLAAMGQNARQVYACRYSPQVVTDLLLGHYARLRASPP; encoded by the coding sequence GTGCGCATCCTGATAATCCACGAACGCTATCGCCAACGCGGCGGCGAGGACGCGGTGTTCGACACGGAATCCGCCCTGCTGGAAGAACGTGGCTGCGTGGTGGAACGGCTGGTGGCCGATAATGACCACATCGATGAGACACGGGGAGGACTGGCCCTGGCCGCCAATGCCGTCTGGTCCACGGACGGACGCGGCCGGGTCCGGCGGAAGGTCCAGGAGTTCCGCCCCGACATCGTCCATATCCACAACTGGTTCCCCCTGTTTTCCCCCGCCATTCACGGCGCCATCCGGGCCGAGGGGGTGCCGGTGGTCCAGACCCTGCACAATTTCCGGCTCATGTGCCTGAACGGCCTGTTCCTGCGCGATGGCCAGCCTTGCGAGGATTGCCTGGGCAGTCCCCTAGCGTGGCGTGGCGTGCTGCGGCGCTGTTACCGCGACGACACCAAGGCCAGCGCCGCGGTGGCGGCGATGAATTGCTGGCACCATTTGGCGGGCACCTGGCGCCGGAACGTGGACCTGTTTCTGGTCGGGTCGGACTTCGCGCGCCGGCGCTTCGTCGCCGCCGGTCTTCCGGCCGAACGTATCGCGCTCAAGCCCAATACCGTTTGCGATCCCGGCGCGGAAGCCGCGTCCTGGCGGCGCCCCCGCCGCGGAGCCGTCTTCCTCGGCCGCCTCAGCCCGGAGAAAGGTATCGCCGACCTGATCCGGGCCTGGCGGGACATGGGGCACCGGCTGACCATCGTGGGTGATGGTCCTCTGGCAGCCGCGTTGCGGGCCGAGGCCTCCTCCGAGGTGGATTTCGCCGGCTGGCAGGACCCGGCCCGGGTTTCCTCCATCCTGTCCGAGGCCGCCTTGCTGTGCCTCCCGTCACGTTGCTACGAGCAATGGCCGCTGGTGGTGGCCGAGGCGGCAGCCCATGGCCTCCCGATCCTGGCCTCGGATCTTGGGGCGCTCGAATCCCTGGTCGAAGAGGACGTCACCGGAAAGCGCGTCACGCCCGGAGATGTCGACGCCTGGCGCGATGCGGCACGCACCCTTCTCGACAGCCCCGCGCTTCTGGCCGCCATGGGCCAAAACGCCCGCCAGGTCTATGCCTGCCGTTACAGCCCCCAGGTGGTCACCGACCTTCTGCTCGGCCATTACGCCCGCCTGCGGGCCTCGCCGCCATGA
- a CDS encoding MlaA family lipoprotein: protein MRRRLLSVAAAMAVSMVSACATLPEDPEERAEAEAVNDPMEPTNRAIYDVNAFLDTNVAEPVAETYRDVMPDWLRQAIHNLLANMQEPYTAGNDLLQGNPAAAADALGRFFINSTFGLLGTQDVVAESGGAKRHSTDLGITFATWGIDEGPYVMLPFLGPSNLRDGAGRVADYFADPMGRVFAAQGLGVINDVNTGVDIVDTRTEHLDTLKEIRRTSIDEYAAIRSLYRQFRAAAVKASLNGQKDARAALPSQTGATPVGASVPAPSSAAPAKAAEGEGGAAPKADTLKPSAVEFVEQPK from the coding sequence ATGAGGCGTCGTCTGCTTTCCGTGGCGGCGGCCATGGCCGTTTCGATGGTTTCGGCCTGCGCCACGCTGCCCGAGGATCCCGAGGAACGCGCCGAGGCCGAGGCCGTCAACGATCCGATGGAGCCCACCAACCGCGCCATCTATGACGTCAATGCTTTCCTCGACACCAATGTGGCCGAGCCCGTGGCCGAGACCTATCGCGACGTCATGCCCGACTGGCTGCGCCAGGCCATTCATAATCTCCTGGCCAACATGCAGGAGCCCTATACGGCCGGCAACGATCTGCTCCAGGGCAATCCCGCCGCCGCCGCCGATGCGCTGGGCCGCTTCTTCATCAATTCCACCTTCGGTCTGTTGGGCACCCAGGACGTGGTCGCAGAGAGCGGCGGGGCCAAGCGCCACTCCACCGACCTGGGCATCACCTTCGCCACCTGGGGGATCGATGAAGGTCCCTACGTCATGCTGCCGTTCCTGGGGCCGTCCAACCTGCGCGACGGCGCGGGCCGTGTCGCCGATTATTTCGCCGACCCCATGGGCCGGGTCTTCGCCGCCCAGGGACTGGGTGTGATCAATGACGTCAATACGGGCGTCGACATTGTCGATACGCGCACCGAGCACCTGGATACCCTGAAGGAAATCCGGCGCACGTCCATTGACGAGTACGCCGCCATCCGCAGTCTCTACCGCCAGTTCCGCGCCGCCGCCGTCAAGGCTTCGCTGAACGGCCAGAAAGATGCCCGGGCGGCGCTGCCGAGCCAGACGGGAGCAACTCCGGTCGGTGCTTCGGTCCCGGCGCCCTCCAGCGCCGCCCCGGCCAAGGCCGCCGAGGGCGAGGGCGGCGCGGCGCCCAAGGCTGATACGCTTAAGCCCAGCGCCGTGGAATTCGTCGAACAGCCGAAATAG
- a CDS encoding PAS domain-containing sensor histidine kinase, with product MLSSPVNADLYKTLLATMAEGVVVQDFCRRIIYANAAASRILGQSSSDLIGKTCNVEDWDATYLDGTPLGGDDHPATVALKTRQPAGPLVMGISRGGERVWLRLQAQPIAMEAGEPDAALVTFTEISDLIDSKVRLREALSRLELAHAAKQSLNERLAEFLGRQLDVSLETLAESEQRFRLAMELGTSVAFTLDLDLRYTWAHSCQVGFGDADLIGKTEYDIFTRESADMLCAIYRGVIETGVSVRRDVQVQSLAFSRPQYFDLIARRLYDARGETVGLICAAIDITDRKQTELELRLAKEIAEKASASKSRFLAAASHDLSQPMQALQMYCAILAERQPEPGIKAKQCANQLSRQLKALLSMSRLDAGGMTVTPGSINLGELLDLVAAASRPTADAKGLRLRVVKTSLSCVSDATLLERLLGNLVTNAVRYTETGGIVVGCRRRQGRIRIEVWDSGIGIAEENLPFIFEELYQLNNPTRRADEGLGLGLAIVERIARILGISVTVRSIFGRGSVFVAELPISYGV from the coding sequence GTGCTGTCATCTCCGGTTAATGCCGATCTGTACAAGACCCTGCTCGCCACCATGGCCGAGGGGGTCGTGGTGCAGGATTTCTGCCGCCGGATCATTTACGCCAATGCCGCCGCCTCCCGCATTCTCGGTCAGAGTTCTTCCGACCTGATCGGCAAGACCTGCAACGTGGAGGATTGGGACGCCACCTATCTGGACGGCACTCCGCTGGGCGGCGATGATCATCCCGCCACGGTGGCGTTGAAAACCCGTCAGCCCGCCGGGCCTCTGGTGATGGGCATCAGCCGCGGCGGTGAACGGGTCTGGCTGCGCCTGCAGGCCCAGCCCATTGCCATGGAGGCCGGTGAACCCGATGCTGCGCTTGTTACCTTTACCGAGATATCTGATCTGATCGATTCCAAGGTGCGTCTGCGCGAGGCGCTGTCTCGGCTGGAGCTGGCCCATGCGGCCAAGCAATCCCTGAACGAGCGGCTGGCTGAGTTTCTGGGACGCCAACTGGATGTGTCGCTGGAGACCCTGGCCGAGAGCGAGCAGCGTTTTCGTTTGGCCATGGAACTGGGAACCTCGGTGGCGTTCACCCTGGACCTGGACCTGCGGTACACCTGGGCCCATTCCTGCCAGGTGGGATTTGGCGATGCCGATCTGATCGGCAAGACCGAATACGACATCTTCACCCGCGAGAGCGCCGACATGCTGTGCGCCATCTATCGCGGCGTGATCGAGACCGGGGTCTCGGTGCGGCGCGACGTGCAGGTGCAAAGCCTGGCCTTCAGCAGGCCGCAATATTTCGATCTCATCGCGCGCCGGCTTTACGACGCGCGGGGCGAGACCGTGGGGCTGATCTGCGCCGCTATCGACATTACTGACCGCAAGCAGACGGAACTGGAATTGCGTCTGGCCAAGGAGATCGCCGAAAAGGCCTCCGCCTCCAAGTCGCGCTTTCTGGCGGCCGCCAGTCATGATCTCAGCCAGCCCATGCAGGCCTTGCAGATGTACTGCGCCATCCTGGCGGAGCGGCAGCCCGAGCCCGGCATCAAGGCCAAGCAATGCGCCAACCAGCTTTCGCGCCAGCTCAAGGCCCTGCTCAGCATGTCGCGTCTGGACGCCGGCGGCATGACGGTGACGCCGGGAAGCATCAATCTGGGGGAACTGCTCGATCTGGTGGCGGCCGCCAGCCGCCCCACGGCGGACGCCAAGGGCCTCCGCTTGCGGGTGGTGAAGACCTCGCTGAGCTGTGTCAGCGACGCCACCTTGCTCGAACGCCTGCTGGGCAATCTGGTGACCAATGCCGTGCGCTACACCGAGACGGGCGGCATCGTGGTGGGGTGCCGCCGCCGCCAGGGTCGAATCCGCATCGAGGTTTGGGATAGCGGAATCGGCATTGCCGAAGAGAATCTTCCGTTTATTTTCGAGGAACTCTACCAGTTGAACAATCCGACCCGGCGTGCCGATGAGGGATTGGGGCTGGGCTTGGCCATAGTCGAACGAATCGCCAGAATCCTGGGGATTTCCGTTACCGTCCGTTCCATTTTCGGGCGGGGCTCTGTCTTCGTGGCGGAATTGCCGATTTCATATGGCGTTTGA
- a CDS encoding class I SAM-dependent methyltransferase codes for MAGHDSWPPPVRRFLLSTRAGRIGLLVPRLCMAAWRSRGLHALWAALVWTFRSRDIASRSYHTTRLNQDELCWTIAAVTRIPIERIMGWRDEILADDDLARHVRRAVESSPERWSHDPDYRLGRRLAYYLLTRALRPKRVIEAGVDRGFGAVLILRALERNAAEGSPGEYLGIDRKPEADAFLYTAYPARRGRIQCGDAAAILRGLPGDGSLIIHDTGIEPTHLAAFTAALDAMLADDTVVISSWLRPDFMDLARRRSRGFLGHKDSAPGHWKPPSRMSFIFPAGRQDQRDAMRTELP; via the coding sequence ATGGCTGGTCACGATTCCTGGCCACCCCCGGTGCGGCGGTTTCTGCTGTCGACCCGGGCCGGACGGATTGGGCTGCTCGTCCCCCGTCTGTGCATGGCGGCTTGGCGGTCGCGGGGGCTGCACGCCCTGTGGGCGGCGCTGGTCTGGACCTTTCGCTCGCGTGATATCGCGTCGCGCTCGTACCATACGACGCGGCTGAACCAGGATGAATTGTGCTGGACCATCGCCGCCGTGACCCGGATTCCGATCGAACGGATCATGGGCTGGCGCGACGAGATCCTGGCCGACGACGACCTCGCCCGGCATGTGCGCCGCGCCGTCGAGTCCTCGCCCGAGCGCTGGTCCCATGACCCCGATTATCGCCTGGGGCGCCGCCTGGCCTATTACCTGCTGACCCGCGCCCTCCGGCCCAAGCGGGTGATCGAGGCGGGAGTGGACCGGGGCTTCGGTGCCGTCCTGATCCTGCGGGCTCTGGAGCGCAATGCCGCCGAGGGCTCTCCCGGCGAGTATCTGGGCATCGACCGCAAGCCGGAAGCCGACGCCTTCCTCTACACCGCCTATCCCGCCCGCCGGGGCCGCATCCAGTGCGGCGATGCCGCCGCCATCCTGCGCGGCCTGCCCGGCGACGGCAGCCTGATCATCCACGACACGGGGATCGAGCCGACCCATCTGGCGGCCTTCACCGCGGCGCTCGACGCCATGTTGGCCGACGACACGGTAGTGATCTCGTCCTGGCTGCGTCCCGACTTCATGGATCTGGCGCGCCGCCGGTCGCGCGGATTCCTGGGACACAAGGACAGCGCCCCCGGGCACTGGAAGCCCCCCAGCCGCATGAGCTTCATTTTCCCGGCAGGGCGGCAGGACCAGCGAGACGCCATGCGGACCGAGCTCCCATGA
- a CDS encoding response regulator, with protein MNVPPIRVLLLEDDPADAKLVGQMLRRVKTTPFEVTVVGRLAQAVERLSEGPQSFDVVLADLGVPDSSGIGTLNALTRVAPRLPVVVLTGNDDDAVALEALKRGAQDYLVKGLGDAFILSRVVRYAIERKMGEEVLREARDSAEQAARAKSVFLAMMGHEIRTPLNGVLGMARLLLETDLDPRQKSFAETLVSSGELLLGLVNDILDFSRLDAEGMTLAVEPFDVLDTVEEVRLVLASRAAEKDLALSCRFGAGVRRVVSGDRLRLRQILFNLVGNAIKFTDRGGVEIGVEPLAVEQGQILRFSVKDSGIGIAPEIGAQLFTEFWQGDSGAARRFDGAGLGLAICKRLTDLMGGVIGYDSLPDRGSTFRVDLPLPPAESPLAEQSGGSERPCRVLLVDDNEVNREVAAGLLQRRGHHVVCACDGHEGVEAAARGGFDLVLLDMRMPGMDGIDTARAIRALPGEAAKVPLYLLTANPVKEDEARWREAGILGCLAKPFRFDHIGHLLSGSDAAPRASAQDTDLVEVAGLLSDMGDLGRDRMVGLVELFRTSSAADLAALADHAQAGRLAEAGQLAHRMASAASSLHLSPLAAKCRAVEDAARSEDPETMARAEELADLWARSLAAVGRVFDL; from the coding sequence ATGAACGTCCCCCCGATCCGCGTCCTGCTGCTGGAAGACGATCCCGCCGACGCCAAGCTGGTGGGGCAGATGCTGCGCCGGGTCAAGACCACGCCCTTCGAGGTCACCGTGGTCGGGCGGCTGGCCCAGGCGGTGGAGCGCCTGTCCGAAGGCCCCCAGAGCTTCGACGTGGTGCTGGCCGATCTCGGTGTGCCGGATTCGTCGGGCATCGGCACCCTGAATGCCCTGACCCGGGTCGCCCCCCGCCTGCCGGTGGTGGTGCTGACCGGCAATGACGACGACGCCGTCGCCCTGGAGGCCCTGAAGCGGGGCGCCCAGGATTATCTGGTCAAGGGGCTGGGCGATGCCTTCATCCTGTCGCGGGTGGTGCGCTATGCCATCGAGCGCAAGATGGGCGAGGAAGTCCTGCGCGAGGCCCGCGACAGCGCCGAGCAGGCGGCGCGGGCCAAGTCGGTGTTCTTGGCCATGATGGGCCACGAGATCCGCACGCCGCTGAACGGAGTGCTGGGCATGGCGCGCCTGCTGCTGGAGACCGACCTGGACCCGCGCCAGAAGTCCTTTGCCGAGACTCTGGTGTCGTCGGGGGAACTGCTGCTGGGGCTGGTCAACGACATCCTGGATTTCTCGCGCCTGGATGCCGAGGGCATGACCCTGGCCGTCGAGCCATTCGACGTGCTCGATACGGTGGAGGAGGTGCGCCTCGTCCTTGCGTCGCGGGCGGCGGAGAAGGACCTGGCGCTGTCGTGCCGTTTCGGCGCCGGCGTGCGCCGGGTGGTCTCGGGCGACCGGCTGCGTCTGCGGCAAATTCTATTCAATCTGGTGGGCAACGCCATCAAGTTCACCGACCGGGGCGGCGTGGAGATCGGCGTCGAGCCCCTAGCCGTCGAACAGGGGCAGATTTTGCGCTTCTCGGTCAAGGACTCGGGAATCGGTATCGCGCCGGAGATCGGGGCGCAGCTTTTCACCGAATTCTGGCAGGGCGACAGCGGCGCGGCGCGCCGCTTTGATGGGGCCGGACTGGGGCTGGCCATCTGCAAGCGCCTGACCGATCTGATGGGCGGCGTCATCGGTTATGACAGCCTTCCGGACCGGGGCTCCACCTTCCGAGTCGACCTGCCGCTGCCGCCCGCCGAATCGCCCCTGGCCGAACAGAGCGGCGGAAGCGAACGCCCCTGCCGGGTCCTTCTCGTCGACGACAACGAGGTCAACCGCGAGGTGGCCGCCGGCTTGCTGCAACGGCGCGGCCATCATGTGGTGTGCGCCTGCGATGGCCACGAGGGGGTCGAGGCGGCGGCCCGGGGCGGATTCGATCTGGTGTTGCTGGACATGCGCATGCCGGGCATGGACGGCATCGACACGGCGCGGGCCATCCGTGCCCTGCCGGGGGAGGCGGCCAAGGTGCCGCTTTACCTGCTGACCGCCAATCCGGTGAAGGAGGACGAAGCCCGCTGGCGCGAGGCCGGCATCCTCGGCTGCCTCGCCAAGCCCTTTCGCTTCGACCATATCGGCCACCTGTTGTCCGGTTCGGACGCCGCTCCCCGCGCATCGGCCCAGGACACGGACCTGGTGGAGGTTGCGGGTCTGCTGTCGGACATGGGGGATCTGGGCCGTGACCGCATGGTCGGATTGGTGGAACTGTTCCGCACCTCGTCGGCGGCCGACCTGGCCGCGCTGGCCGACCACGCCCAAGCCGGCCGGCTGGCCGAGGCCGGACAGCTTGCCCACCGCATGGCCAGCGCCGCGTCGAGCCTGCACCTTTCCCCCCTGGCCGCCAAATGCCGGGCGGTGGAGGATGCGGCACGCTCGGAAGACCCGGAGACCATGGCCCGGGCCGAGGAACTGGCCGATCTGTGGGCCAGGTCCCTGGCGGCAGTCGGGCGGGTCTTCGACCTCTAG
- a CDS encoding WecB/TagA/CpsF family glycosyltransferase yields the protein MTHIPSILIAGVRVDSPSFAGTLDWTLNRITERSGGYICHLGAHGVVDAQQDAVLARALAGAALALPDGMPLVWLGRWLGLKSERVYGPDFMRSLLAATGDGRCRHFLFGSTPQVLRDLERRIRADYPGATIAGCLSPPFGPSSPEETEAHLHAIRNAGADVVWVGLGAPRQEKWMADVTARLPGILLFGVGAAFDFLSGTKPQAPAFVRRSGLEWAFRWLSEPRRLTSRYGRVIPVFLWLAARELWSRRQNRPV from the coding sequence ATGACCCACATCCCCAGCATCCTGATCGCGGGAGTCCGCGTCGATTCGCCCAGCTTCGCCGGGACCCTGGACTGGACCCTGAACCGGATCACGGAGAGAAGCGGCGGCTATATCTGCCACCTGGGTGCCCATGGCGTGGTCGACGCCCAGCAAGACGCCGTCCTGGCCCGGGCTCTGGCCGGCGCCGCCCTGGCCCTGCCCGACGGCATGCCCCTGGTCTGGCTGGGGCGATGGTTGGGCCTGAAATCCGAGAGAGTCTATGGCCCGGACTTCATGCGGAGCCTGCTGGCGGCCACAGGGGATGGGCGTTGCCGCCACTTCCTGTTCGGCTCCACCCCACAGGTGCTACGGGACCTGGAACGGCGCATCAGGGCGGACTATCCGGGGGCCACCATCGCGGGCTGCCTGTCGCCGCCCTTCGGCCCTTCCAGTCCGGAGGAGACCGAGGCCCATCTCCATGCCATTCGCAACGCCGGGGCGGATGTGGTCTGGGTAGGACTGGGGGCGCCCCGCCAGGAGAAATGGATGGCGGACGTCACCGCCCGCCTGCCCGGCATCCTGCTGTTCGGCGTGGGAGCGGCCTTCGATTTCCTGTCGGGGACCAAGCCCCAGGCACCGGCCTTTGTCCGCCGAAGCGGCCTGGAATGGGCCTTTCGCTGGCTGTCCGAGCCGCGACGCCTGACCAGCCGCTACGGGCGGGTTATTCCCGTCTTCCTGTGGCTCGCCGCCAGGGAGCTGTGGTCAAGACGCCAGAACCGACCGGTATAG